In Gammaproteobacteria bacterium, the sequence AGTGCAGGATGTGGTCGAAGCCGCCCTGGCGCGGATAGCCGCTCATCCCGTTAAAGTATTCTGCGCCGGGCGCACCGACAGCGGGGTGCACGCCACCGGCCAGGTAATCCATTTCGACACCCCGGCGGAACGGGATTTCCGATCATGGGTGCTGGGTGCCAACAGCGGACTGCCCGGGGACGCGAGCGCGGTGTGGGCATGCGGTGCACCGGATGACTTTCATGCCCGTTATTCGGCGCAGGGCCGCGTGTACCGTTACGTCATTCTCAATCGCAGCGCCCGACCGGCGGCGTTTTGCGGCAAGGTCAGCTGGTACTATCCCGCGCAGCTGGACGCGGAGCGCATGCAGGCCGGCGCCGCGGCGTTGATCGGCGAGCACGATTTCTCCGCATTCCGGTCGAGTGAGTGCCAGGCCCGTCACGCAGTGCGCGAAGTGCGGCGACTGCGGGTTTGGCGGGACGCGGACCTCATCCACATCGAAATCGAAGCCAATGCCTTTTTGCATCACATGGTGCGCAACATCGCCGGCGTGCTGATGGCCATCGGCTCGGGCCGCGCCGAACCCTCGTGGTCGGCGGAAGTGCTGGCCGGCCGGGATCGCACGCGTGCCGGTGTCACCGCTTCCGCGGAAGGCCTGTATCTCACCGGCGTCTTTTATCCGGAGAAATACGGCCTGCCCGCGCCGCCAGTCCAACGCTGGCCGTATTAACTTGATGGAGTAAAATCAAACCTCCGCCATCAACGGCCATCTCTCATGTCGCCTGTCAGGGTCAAATTTTGCGGCATCACGCGCGCCGAAGATGCACGGACGGCCGCGGCGCTGGGCGCGGACGCCATCGGGCTCGTGTTTTACGCCGGCAGCCCACGGGCGGTCACTTTGCCGCAGGCGATGGCCGTCGTGTCCGGATTGCCGCCGTTCGTTGCCCGCGTGGGGTTGTTCGTCGATCCGCGCATGGAGGAGGTGGAGATGGTGTTGCAGCTGGGGGGGGTGGATGTGTTGCAGTTCCACGGCGCCGAGCCGCCGGAATTCTGCCGCCACTTTGGCCGGCCTTACATCAAGGCGCTGCGCATGCGCCCGGGCATGAATGTGCGTGCCGAGGTGGAACGCCACCCCGATGCCGCGGCCGTGCTGCTCGACACCCATGAGGCGGGCAAGCCTGGCGGCACGGGCAGGGCGTTCGACTGGACGCTGATCCCGCGGGATCTCCCCCGTCCCGTAATCTTGGCAGGGGGGCTGACTCCTGATAATGTCGCTGCCGCCATCCGCCAGGCACAGCCTTATGCCGTGGATGTGAGCGGCGGCATAGAATCCGCGCCCGGCGTCAAGGACGCCGGCCTGATGCAGGCTTTTCTCCACGAGGTCAAAACGTGTTGCGAATCGAACGAACCATCGACGGCGCCCAATCCGCAGCGCCCGTGAAAGAGGCGCGGGAGCAGACCGGCCTGCCGGACTCACGCGGCCATTTCGGCGCCTACGGCGGTCGTTTCGTGGCCGAGACGCTGATGCAGCCGCTCGCCGAACTGACCACCGCCTATGAACGTTATCTGAAGGATGCGGAGTTTTTGCGTGAGCTTGAGGAGGATCTGCAGCACTATGTTGGACGGCCCTCGCCGTTGTACTTCGCCGAACGCCTGACGCGCCGCTACGGCGGTGCGCGGATTTATTTGAAGCGCGAGGATTTGAATCACACCGGCGCGCACAAGATCAACAACACCGTCGGGCAGGCGCTGCTTGCCAAGCGCATGGGCAAGACGCGCATCATCGCCGAGACCGGCGCCGGTCAGCACGGCGTGGCCACCGCGACGGTGGCCGCGCGGCTGGGACTGGAATGCGTGGTGTACATGGGGTCCGAGGACACCAAACGGCAGGCGATCAATGTGTACCGCATGAAGCTGCTGGGCGCCGAGGTGGTGCCCGTCGAATCCGGATCGAAGACGCTCAAGGATGCCTTGAACGAGGCGATGCGTGACTGGGTCACCAATGTGGACAATACCTTCTACATCATCGGCACCGTCGCCGGCCCGCACCCGTATCCGGTAATGGTGCGCGATTTCCAGGCGGTGATCGGACGCGAGGCCCGCGCCCAGTGCCTGGCGCGCTGCGGCCGCCTGCCGGATGCGCTGGTGGCCTGCGTCGGCGGCGGTTCGAACGCGCTCGGCCTGTTTTATCCCTTCATCAACGACGCGGCGGTAAAAATGTACGGCGTGGAGGCGGCGGGCGACGGCCTGCAGACGGGACGGCACGCGGCCTCATTATGCGCCGGCCGGCCCGGCGTGCTGCATGGCAATCGCACCTATCTGCTGGAGGATCGGAATGGCCAGATCATCGAGACCCATTCGATCTCCGCCGGCCTGGATTATCCCGGCGTGGGGCCGGAGCACGCCTGGCTCAAGGACAGCGGCCGCGCGCAGTATCTGGCGATCACCGACGAGGAAGCCCTGCAGGGTTTCCACGATCTCACGCGCATGGAAGGCATCATCCCCGCGCTTGAATCGAGCCACGCAATCGCCTATG encodes:
- the truA gene encoding tRNA pseudouridine(38-40) synthase TruA; protein product: MRIAMGLEYDGRHFLGWQTLGHGRTVQDVVEAALARIAAHPVKVFCAGRTDSGVHATGQVIHFDTPAERDFRSWVLGANSGLPGDASAVWACGAPDDFHARYSAQGRVYRYVILNRSARPAAFCGKVSWYYPAQLDAERMQAGAAALIGEHDFSAFRSSECQARHAVREVRRLRVWRDADLIHIEIEANAFLHHMVRNIAGVLMAIGSGRAEPSWSAEVLAGRDRTRAGVTASAEGLYLTGVFYPEKYGLPAPPVQRWPY
- a CDS encoding phosphoribosylanthranilate isomerase, encoding MSPVRVKFCGITRAEDARTAAALGADAIGLVFYAGSPRAVTLPQAMAVVSGLPPFVARVGLFVDPRMEEVEMVLQLGGVDVLQFHGAEPPEFCRHFGRPYIKALRMRPGMNVRAEVERHPDAAAVLLDTHEAGKPGGTGRAFDWTLIPRDLPRPVILAGGLTPDNVAAAIRQAQPYAVDVSGGIESAPGVKDAGLMQAFLHEVKTCCESNEPSTAPNPQRP
- the trpB gene encoding tryptophan synthase subunit beta, whose translation is MQPLAELTTAYERYLKDAEFLRELEEDLQHYVGRPSPLYFAERLTRRYGGARIYLKREDLNHTGAHKINNTVGQALLAKRMGKTRIIAETGAGQHGVATATVAARLGLECVVYMGSEDTKRQAINVYRMKLLGAEVVPVESGSKTLKDALNEAMRDWVTNVDNTFYIIGTVAGPHPYPVMVRDFQAVIGREARAQCLARCGRLPDALVACVGGGSNALGLFYPFINDAAVKMYGVEAAGDGLQTGRHAASLCAGRPGVLHGNRTYLLEDRNGQIIETHSISAGLDYPGVGPEHAWLKDSGRAQYLAITDEEALQGFHDLTRMEGIIPALESSHAIAYAAKLAPTMGRDQIIVINLSGRGDKDIHTVASRQGIRF